The DNA window ATGAAGAATCTAGCCATACATGAGATTCTTCCTTCGTCAGAATGACAATGGTGTAAAATTGTATACAGTTACCAAATATTATTTAAAAATAAAGGCTTTCAAAGTGAATTGAAAGCCCTGTAACTATTATCTCTATTGTATTTTATTCAACGGTCTTCTTTCGATTAATAAAATAGTAGACCGGAAGCCCCAATAATACAAGTACGAATCCCGGCCATGTGTATTGTTGCTTATAAATTAAAAGTAAAATACAGAAACATGCTCCAATCAACAGGTAAATAACCGGAGTTACCGGATAAAGCCAGGTTTTGTAAGGTCTTTCCAGCTCTGGTTGTTTAATTCTCAGGTAAATAACTCCAAAAACAGTAATCATATAAAAAAGTACAATGACAAACGATATCATATCCAGAAGATTTCCATACTGACCGCTCAGGCATAAGATAGAAGCCCAGACTCCCTGCATCCACAAAGCATTTTCCGGAACTTCATTTTTATTATTTTTTACTGCTGATTTAAAAAACATACCATCTTTTGCCATCGTCTGAAAAACTCTCGCTCCGGCTAAAATCAACCCGTTATTACATCCAAATGTGGAGATCATAACCAACAATGCAATAATAATGGTTCCGGCACTTCCAAAAATATTCTGAGATGCGGCTACGGCTACCCTGTCATTTGCTGCAAAGGCAATTCCATCACGGTCTAATGCATTTAAATACACAAAATTCACGGCGATATAAAGAATCATTACGGCAGAAGTACCATAAATCATTGATTTTACCACATTTCTTTTAGGATTATCTATTTCTCCGGAAACAAAGGTCACACTTTCCCAAGCTACAGAACTAAAAACGGATCCAACCATTGCGGCAGCAATTCCACCCAGTAAAGTCATCCCTCCGATGGGCTGCCAGCCTTCTTTCAGAAAACTTCCATCGATATTTTTTTTAAGATTACTAAATGAGCCGAAGCTGAAACTTTCTGCTAGATGTGAAGCATTCACTAAGATAAAGCCTAATGCAATCAGCCCAAGCAGGGCTATAATTTTTGATCCTGTGAAGATATTCTGCAGAAACTTTCCACTTTCTACTCCTCTTGTATTGATATAGGTAAGCAAAAGAATGACTGCAATTGCCAGAATTTGGATCCACGTAATTTTAAACTCACCACTTTGAAAAATAGGTGCTGCATCATTGAGTGAAGGAATCAGGTAAGCTGTAAATTTACCGAAAGCCATTGCTACGGCAGCGATTGTTCCGGTTTGTATAACGGTAAATAGTCCCCAACCATAAAGGAAACCCATTCTTTTTCCGAAAATTTCTTTAAGATAAGTATATTGCCCACCTGCTTTTGGAAATAAGGCAGAAAGCTCACCATAGCTGATTGCTGCTGCCACCGTCATTATTCCTGTAATCACCCATACCACAATAAGCCAGAATCCGGATCCCAGATTGCGCATCATATCGGCGCTTACAATAAAGATCCCACTTCCGATCATAGATCCCATTACCAGCATAATGGCGTCCCAAAGTTTCAGTTTTTTTTGCATAGTCAAGTATAGGCGTCAAATATAAACAAATCTCTTATTGATTTTGAATTTTGTTTAAAATTTACAAAAACACCTGTTTTTTATCATTTTTTATTCTGTTATGATTCAGTTTTAATTAGTATTTTTGGAAAAATTATTAAAAATGAAATTCAAAGCTATATTATTCGCGGCAGCTGTAAGTTTTTCTACTTTGGCCTTTGCACAGGAGATGGGGCCACCGGCAGGAAATGCCTTAGCAGGTGACACTTATGGAGGTGAAGTCTCTTCATCCGTGGAATCTAAAGCCATAACAGTAGATAAACTGAACAAACAACTTAAAAAAGACAACAAGAAAGTTGAAAATGTAGCCATTAAAGGTAAAGTAACTGATGTTTGTGATAAAAAAGGATGTTGGCTTACGATTCAGACAGAAGACAATTCAAAGTTTTTTGTTAAAATGAAAGATTATGCCTTTTTTGTACCTACCGCTTTGAAGGGGAAAAATGTAGTTTTGGAAGGAAGTGCTGAAAGAAAAGTAACTTCTGTAAATGAGCAGAAACATTATGCTGAAGATGCAAAGAAACCTCAATCTGAAATTGATGCGATTACGCAGCCGAAAGAAGAGATCAGATTTGTAGCCAACGGTATCAAAGTAGTTAATTAATATTTTTCAGTTTTAGTGAAAGCTTTTTCTACTGAAGAAATAAAAAGCAAAAACGGCAATCTTTCGATTGCCGTTTTTTTTAATCCTCTATTTTAAAATCTACTACCGAGTCCAGTTTCGGATATTTGGTAGCGGACACAAATCTTTTACCGGTACAGTCTACTTCCAGCCAGCCTTTCTTCCTTCTCACCTCTCCTGCTTCCATTACATAAGGAATAAAAGAAATCTCGTCTTTCCCGTCCTCTTTCATTTCTCTGTATTGAACAGCGATGTCTAAAATACATTCATGTTCTGTATTCAGTTTTACATTTCTGTATATAATATCATAGTGGGTTTCTTTATTTTCAGGAATAGTGAGGTAATTTTCCCAACCTGTAGTATCAGAATTGAGTTCACTCATTGCTTTCAGTGCATAATAAAGAGCAATCGTATAATATTTTCTTGTTCTTTTTCTGGTATAATCCTCTACAAAATGTCCACCTTCAAATAATATGGTAGGCATCCCGGCTTTTATGAAATTATCGCCTGTAGAAGTAGGATAAAACTCATCAGAATATCTACCGACCTGATTAGGGATCATTTCTTTTAAATGGGTGTAAACATCTGCAATCACTGCCATACACTTTTTCCTGTTTTCAGTAACGGTACGTTCAGGATTTTCGGAAGGAGCCAGAAAAGAAAGTGTCGCTGGATGAATACCGTCAGTGGTAAAGATCGTTCTTTGTTCGTGCAGGTTTAATGCATAATCATATTTTTTTGAAGCCGCTGCTCTTTTAAGAAACTTAATCTCTTTACTTGCTTCATTATGAAAATCTCTGTTCAGATCAATATCGGCAGCATTAAGCCTTGTCCACTTTTTAGATCCGTCAGGATTTAGCATAAAAATAAAATCCAATCTGATTTTACTCAATAAATCCTCTTTCATTTCAGGAGCCTTATCCAAACTTACCAAAAGATCCAGCATTGCATGTGTGGCGTTCGATTCATTACCATGCATCTGCGACCAGGCCAGAATCTGAATATTTCCGGTTCCGATGCTTAACTGATAAATGGGTTTATCTAAATAGGATCTTCCGATCTCCTGAATATAATCGCTGAGATTTGTCTGTAAGTAAGAAAATAATTTTTCAGGAGAAATATAGCGATTAGAGAAATTAAGGTTCTGAATATAGATTTGTTCAAAAGTCATTGGGAATAGTTTACAGATCAAATTTAACCATTTTTGGTCTAAAAAGAAGATTAACATTTGTAACAAAGCTTAAAAAAAGGTAATTTACAAATGTTTCAATGTTTTTAATTTAATTTACAACCATCAAACAAGTGTTGTTTTCGCCAAAAACAGTATTTAACATCTGTAACAATATTAAACAGTACGTATTGTCAATTTGTCTGTTGGTAAAATTGTGGATTGCGAATAATTTAATTCAATATATTTAAAAACATAATAGTCAATTAGTTATGTATTTTATCTCAATAGGTTTTGTAACATTACTTGAAGTATAGAAAACCCTATTTAAAGCCAAATGGGCATGATTTTATTAAACATATATATTGTGGAAAACTCAGCTATTTACATATATAAACAGGTCCTATAAACTGAAAATCCTGAAATTTAGCCATAACTGTTCTTGAATTTTAGACTTTGAAAAGAAATTCTTATAGGAAAGAAATTTACTGAATCCTGAAAGAGAGAAATAGGGGTTAAATAGTCCAAAGTAGGCGTTTACATTGGTAATTTACAGTATTATTTACTTTTGTATATCACTACAATACCTTGTTCTAAGTGGTTTAAACGCTATTTTTGACGTTCTAAGCATTTCAATATAAGAATTATTGTATTTTAATACTGTAAACAGAATTTACCGCTTAAAATGAGCTCATCATTGAAGATAATTTACATTTATAACCAGTTTTTTAGGAGATTTTAGAGAGTATATTCGACATGAAAACTATTTCATGGTATTTGAAGTTTAATATAGTATATAGCAAAATACAGTTGTAATTAGAATTTAATAAGCTGTATTATAAGTATTTATAACTACGTTACATTTGTAAATCATAAAATTATTTTTAAATTTACATTTGTAGTTTGCTTTTGTAAATTATATAAGTTACATTTGTAATATCATTGAAAGATTATTTTATGAGCCTCAACGAAAGAATTTCCAAAGTAATAGAGTATTCCAATCTTACTCCTTCTGAATTTGCAGATGAGATTGATGTTCAACGTTCATCAATTTCTCATATTACATCCGGAAGAAACAAACCGTCTCTGGAGTTTATCATAAAAATAAAATCCAGGTTCCCTGAACTTCTTTGGGACTGGCTCGTTACTGGAGAAGGTGAAATGCTGAAATCAGAATTACCGGAAGCAGCACCGGTCGTTGAAGAACATGTGGAAGATAAAGTAAGGACCACTCCTCTGCCCGATCTGTTTACGATGATGAACAATGATAATGAATTCGGAGCTGATGAAACAGATATTGAGCCTGCCCAATCAAGTCCTGGAGAATCGATTATATCGACAAAGGATAAAGCTCCAGAAAATATATCCGATTCTCAGCGATT is part of the Chryseobacterium lactis genome and encodes:
- a CDS encoding APC family permease, which translates into the protein MQKKLKLWDAIMLVMGSMIGSGIFIVSADMMRNLGSGFWLIVVWVITGIMTVAAAISYGELSALFPKAGGQYTYLKEIFGKRMGFLYGWGLFTVIQTGTIAAVAMAFGKFTAYLIPSLNDAAPIFQSGEFKITWIQILAIAVILLLTYINTRGVESGKFLQNIFTGSKIIALLGLIALGFILVNASHLAESFSFGSFSNLKKNIDGSFLKEGWQPIGGMTLLGGIAAAMVGSVFSSVAWESVTFVSGEIDNPKRNVVKSMIYGTSAVMILYIAVNFVYLNALDRDGIAFAANDRVAVAASQNIFGSAGTIIIALLVMISTFGCNNGLILAGARVFQTMAKDGMFFKSAVKNNKNEVPENALWMQGVWASILCLSGQYGNLLDMISFVIVLFYMITVFGVIYLRIKQPELERPYKTWLYPVTPVIYLLIGACFCILLLIYKQQYTWPGFVLVLLGLPVYYFINRKKTVE
- a CDS encoding DUF4920 domain-containing protein; translated protein: MKFKAILFAAAVSFSTLAFAQEMGPPAGNALAGDTYGGEVSSSVESKAITVDKLNKQLKKDNKKVENVAIKGKVTDVCDKKGCWLTIQTEDNSKFFVKMKDYAFFVPTALKGKNVVLEGSAERKVTSVNEQKHYAEDAKKPQSEIDAITQPKEEIRFVANGIKVVN
- a CDS encoding M14 family zinc carboxypeptidase, with amino-acid sequence MTFEQIYIQNLNFSNRYISPEKLFSYLQTNLSDYIQEIGRSYLDKPIYQLSIGTGNIQILAWSQMHGNESNATHAMLDLLVSLDKAPEMKEDLLSKIRLDFIFMLNPDGSKKWTRLNAADIDLNRDFHNEASKEIKFLKRAAASKKYDYALNLHEQRTIFTTDGIHPATLSFLAPSENPERTVTENRKKCMAVIADVYTHLKEMIPNQVGRYSDEFYPTSTGDNFIKAGMPTILFEGGHFVEDYTRKRTRKYYTIALYYALKAMSELNSDTTGWENYLTIPENKETHYDIIYRNVKLNTEHECILDIAVQYREMKEDGKDEISFIPYVMEAGEVRRKKGWLEVDCTGKRFVSATKYPKLDSVVDFKIED
- a CDS encoding helix-turn-helix domain-containing protein — translated: MSLNERISKVIEYSNLTPSEFADEIDVQRSSISHITSGRNKPSLEFIIKIKSRFPELLWDWLVTGEGEMLKSELPEAAPVVEEHVEDKVRTTPLPDLFTMMNNDNEFGADETDIEPAQSSPGESIISTKDKAPENISDSQRLENSSGQILSQVFGNQENKIKRIVLFYENGKFESFEP